The following coding sequences are from one Nicotiana tomentosiformis chromosome 3, ASM39032v3, whole genome shotgun sequence window:
- the LOC117274392 gene encoding pectinesterase 2-like: protein MPRKTLALLLILSLTNASISCARLISNANSFNVLDYGATADGITDNSKISGKLVAPNSPSIWSGQDASQWLAFKYVSGLYVDGLGTIDGQGKEWWDQSCRHHPNLQGCTKLAPTVGTGYVRDVRFENLEYDSVDNPIIIDQNYCDVRGTCKEMVGTGYVRDVRFENLEFDSVDNPIIIDQNYCDVRGACKEMPTGVHISNVVYENMKGTSSTDIAINLNCSNSVPCTDITLQHIQLTSATPKGKVTAYCKNAHGQQYGIEPDGPCLITSLKLLCSAELVGRTAAPTLLSVTLSQAENAHKEILAMNISSFNELGKLAWADCLKLYEDTFYQLNKSINNSGKTNDVQTWLSAAMGNHQICLNGFHDFQLSSHLEKFPSVLNDFSENLCNSLAINKATAIPSASLSTNPQLKGRRLLRGGVAWSEAGFLTSPDRKLLQQGTPIKADIVVAQDGSGNYHTISEALAAVNSMRNGTGRFVIYVKRGNYTEYVEIENTMNNLMFIGDGIDATIISGNRSNGTGYSTFGSATFGVSGGGFIAKDITFENTAGPENGQAVALRSDSDLSVYYRCSFKGYQDTLYVHKQRQFYRDCDIYGTVDFIFGDAAAVFQNCNIYVRKPKSGQSNTITAQGKIYPYENTGIIIHNSHITAASDLRPVQDLFKSYLGRPWKNYSTTVFMKSNIDGLIDATGWLPWSGDFLQTLYYGEYNNTGAGAGTGGRVNWPGYHVITNVTEAEKFSVGNFLAGDSWLPATGVPYTSSI, encoded by the exons ATGCCAAGG AAAACTTTGGCCCTCTTGCTCATTCTTAGCTTAACAAATGCTAGCATATCATGTGCAAGATTAATTAGCAACGCAAACAGTTTTAATGTCCTTGATTATGGAGCTACTGCTGATGGAATTACTGACAATTCTAAA ATATCAGGGAAACTTGTTGCACCAAACTCACCTAGTATATGGAGTGGACAAGATGCTAGTCAATGGTTGGCTTTCAAATATGTTAGTGGTTTATATGTTGATGGCTTGGGAACCATTGATGGCCAAGGAAAAGAATGGTGGGATCAATCTTGTAGACACCATCCTAATTTG CAAGGATGCACAAAATTAGCTCCTACT GTTGGCACAGGATATGTACGAGATGTCCGATTTGAGAATCTTGAATACGACTCTGTGGACAACCCTATTATTATTGACCAAAACTATTGTGATGTTCGAGGAACCTGCAAGGAAATG GTTGGCACAGGATATGTACGAGATGTCCGATTTGAGAATCTTGAATTCGACTCTGTGGACAACCCTATTATTATTGACCAAAACTATTGTGATGTTCGAGGAGCCTGCAAGGAAATG CCAACAGGAGTACACATTAGCAATGTTGTTTATGAAAACATGAAAGGAACATCAAGTACAGATATAGCAATAAACTTGAACTGTAGTAATTCAGTGCCATGCACTGATATAACACTGCAACATATACAGCtaacatcagcaactcctaaagGGAAAGTTACAGCATATTGTAAGAATGCTCATGGCCAACAGTATGGAATTGAACCTGATGGTCCTTGTTTAATTACATC GTTAAAGCTACTGTGTTCTGCCGAACTCGTAGGCAGAACTGCAGCTCCCACCCTGCTTAGCGTAACCCTATCTCAAGCTGAAAATGCTCATAAGGAGATTTTAGCTATGAATATAAGTTCATTCAATGAGTTAGGGAAGTTGGCTTGGGCTGATTGCTTAAAGCTTTATGAAGATACTTTTTATCAACTTAACAAATCCATCAACAACTCTGGTAAGACAAATGATGTTCAAACATGGCTAAGTGCAGCTATGGGTAATCATCAAATATGCTTAAATGGATTCCATGATTTTCAATTATCATCACATTTGGAGAAATTTCCCTCTGTGTTAAATGATTTCTCCGAAAACCTTTGCAACTCTCTTGCCATAAACAAAGCCACGGCTATACCTTCAGCTTCACTATCAACAAATCCCCAACTTAAGGGCCGACGTTTACTTAGGGGCGGAGTTGCATGGTCtgaagcgg GATTCCTGACTTCACCCGACAGGAAGCTTTTACAGCAAGGAACTCCAATAAAGGCCGATATCGTGGTGGCTCAAGATGGTTCTGGGAATTATCACACTATTTCTGAAGCTTTAGCTGCAGTAAATAGCATGAGGAATGGCACAGGGAGATTTGTGATATATGTGAAAAGAGGTAATTATACAGAATATGTGGAGATCGAGAATACTATGAATAATTTGATGTTCATTGGAGATGGGATTGATGCTACAATTATCAGTGGCAATAGAAGTAATGGTACTGGCTATTCAACTTTTGGTTCTGCAACTTTCG GTGTTTCTGGAGGTGGCTTCATTGCTAAGGATATAACCTTTGAAAATACAGCAGGACCTGAAAATGGCCAAGCAGTTGCTCTTCGTTCTGATTCAGATTTATCAGTATATTATCGTTGCAGTTTCAAAGGGTACCAAGACACCTTATATGTACACAAACAACGACAGTTTTATCGCGATTGTGACATATATGGGACAGTAGATTTCATATTTGGAGACGCAGCTGCAGTGTTCCAAAATTGCAATATTTACGTAAGAAAGCCAAAGAGTGGTCAGTCAAACACTATCACAGCGCAAGGAAAAATATATCCTTATGAAAATACTGGAATTATAATACATAATTCTCATATAACAGCAGCATCAGACCTAAGACCTGTGCAAGATTTGTTTAAGAGTTATCTTGGTAGGCCGTGGAAGAATTACTCAACAACAGTGTTTATGAAGAGTAATATTGATGGCCTAATTGATGCAACTGGTTGGTTACCCTGGAGTGGAGATTTCCTACAAACTTTGTACTATGGTGAGTACAATAATACTGGAGCTGGTGCAGGAACTGGTGGTAGGGTAAATTGGCCAGGGTACCACGTGATAACGAACGTTACTGAAGCTGAAAAATTCTCTGTAGGGAACTTCTTGGCCGGAGACTCATGGCTTCCGGCCACTGGAGTTCCCTACACATCTAGcatctga
- the LOC138907887 gene encoding probable polygalacturonase At1g80170, with translation MPRKTLALLLILSLTNASISCARLISNANSFNVLDYGATADGITDNSKAFLNAWNHACSSSARSPELIIPPNKIFLLNPVMFSGPCNSEISGKLVAPNSPSIWSGQDASQWLAFKYVSGLYVDGLGTIDGQGKEWWDQSCRHHPNLQGCTKLAPTAMKFISCNKSSISNINFVNSSQTHILVRGCNDFKVDHVFIQSPGYSPNTDGIHIQSSQSVTITNSNISSGDDCISIGDHSSYVNISDIHCGPGHGISIGSLGKSGNFAQVENINVRNSFFSGTTNGARIKTWQVGTGYVRDVRFENLEFDSVDNPIIIDQNYCDVRGTCKEMPTGVHISNVVYENMTGTSSTDIAINLNCSNSVPCTDITLQHIQLTSATPKGKVTAYCKNAHGQQYGIEPDGPCLITS, from the exons ATGCCAAGG AAAACTTTGGCCCTCTTGCTCATTCTTAGCTTAACAAATGCTAGCATATCATGTGCAAGATTAATTAGCAACGCAAACAGTTTTAATGTCCTTGATTATGGAGCTACTGCTGATGGAATTACTGACAATTCTAAA GCTTTCCTTAATGCATGGAACCATGCATGTTCGTCATCAGCTCGATCTCCTGAACTGATTATTCCTCCTAATAAGATATTTTTACTTAATCCTGTAATGTTTAGTGGCCCCTGCAATTCTG AGATATCAGGGAAACTTGTTGCACCAAACTCACCTAGTATATGGAGTGGACAAGATGCTAGTCAATGGTTGGCTTTCAAATATGTTAGTGGTTTATATGTTGATGGCTTGGGAACCATTGATGGCCAAGGAAAAGAATGGTGGGATCAATCTTGTAGACACCATCCTAATTTG CAAGGATGCACAAAATTAGCTCCTACT GCCATGAAGTTCATTTCATGCAATAAAAGTTCCATAAGCAACATCAACTTTGTCAATAGTTCACAAACTCATATACTTGTTAGGGGTTGCAATGATTTCAAGGTCGATCATGTATTTATACAGTCTCCAGGATATTCTCCAAATACCGATGGCATTCATATTCAATCTTCTCAATCTGTGACCATTACCAATTCTAATATAAGTTCCG GGGATGATTGTATTTCGATTGGAGATCATAGCTCTTATGTTAATATATCCGATATCCATTGTGGACCAGGTCATGGTATAAG CATTGGAAGCTTAGGAAAAAGTGGTAATTTTGCTCAAGTAGAGAATATCAATGTGAGGAATTCTTTCTTCTCTGGAACAACAAATGGAGCTCGTATCAAGACATGGCAG GTTGGCACAGGATATGTACGAGATGTCCGATTTGAGAATCTTGAATTCGACTCTGTGGACAACCCTATTATTATTGACCAAAACTATTGTGATGTTCGAGGAACCTGCAAGGAAATG CCAACAGGAGTACACATTAGCAATGTTGTTTATGAAAACATGACAGGAACATCAAGTACAGATATAGCAATAAACTTGAACTGTAGTAATTCAGTGCCATGCACTGATATAACACTGCAACATATACAGCtaacatcagcaactcctaaagGGAAAGTTACAGCATATTGTAAGAATGCTCATGGCCAACAGTATGGAATTGAACCTGATGGTCCTTGTTTAATTACATCGTAG
- the LOC104116232 gene encoding pectinesterase-like — translation MAKLISLSVYFLLLPIFLLEFRLKLLCSAELVGRTAAPTLLSVTLSQAENAHKEILAMNISSFNELGKLAWADCLKLYEDTFYQLNKSINNSGKTNDVQTWLSAAMGNHQICLNGFHDFQLSSHLEKFPSVLNDFSENLCNSLAINKATAIPSASLSTNPQLKGRRLLRGGVAWSEAGFLTSPDKKPLQQGTPIKADIVVAQDGSGNYHTISEALAAVNSMRNGTGRFVIYVKRGNYTEYVEIENTMNNLMFIGDGIDATIISGNRSNGTGYSTFGSATFGVSGGGFIAKDITFENTAGPENGQAVALRSDSDLSVYYRCSFKGYQDTLYVHKQRQFYRDCDIYGTVDFIFGDAAAVFQNCNIYVRKPKSGQSNTITAQGKTYPYENTGIIIHNSHITAASDLRPVQDLFKSYLGRPWKNYSTTVFMKSNIDGLIDATGWLPWSGDFLQTLYYGEYNNTGAGAGTGGRVNWPGYHVITNVTEAEKFSVGNFLAGDSWLPATGVPYTSSI, via the exons ATGGCTAAACTGATTAGTTTAAGTGTGTATTTTCTTTTGCTCCCTATCTTTCTTTTGGAATTTAGGTTAAAGCTACTGTGTTCTGCCGAACTCGTAGGCAGAACTGCAGCTCCCACCCTGCTTAGCGTAACCCTATCTCAAGCTGAAAATGCTCATAAGGAGATTTTAGCTATGAATATAAGTTCATTCAATGAGTTAGGGAAGTTGGCTTGGGCTGATTGCTTAAAGCTTTATGAAGATACTTTTTATCAACTTAACAAATCCATCAACAACTCTGGTAAGACAAATGATGTTCAAACATGGCTAAGTGCAGCTATGGGTAATCATCAAATATGCTTAAATGGATTCCATGATTTTCAATTATCATCACATTTGGAGAAATTTCCCTCTGTGTTAAATGATTTCTCCGAAAACCTTTGCAACTCTCTTGCCATAAACAAAGCCACGGCTATACCTTCAGCTTCACTATCAACAAATCCCCAACTTAAGGGCCGACGTTTACTTAGGGGCGGAGTTGCATGGTCtgaagcgg GATTCCTGACTTCACCCGACAAGAAACCTTTACAGCAAGGAACTCCAATAAAGGCCGATATCGTGGTGGCTCAAGATGGTTCTGGGAATTATCACACTATTTCTGAAGCTTTAGCTGCAGTAAATAGCATGAGGAATGGCACAGGGAGATTTGTGATATATGTGAAAAGAGGTAATTATACAGAATATGTGGAGATCGAGAATACTATGAATAATTTGATGTTCATTGGAGATGGGATTGATGCTACAATTATCAGTGGCAATAGAAGTAATGGTACTGGCTATTCAACTTTTGGTTCTGCAACTTTCG GTGTTTCTGGAGGTGGCTTCATTGCTAAGGATATAACCTTTGAAAATACAGCAGGACCTGAAAATGGCCAAGCAGTTGCTCTTCGTTCTGATTCAGATTTATCAGTATATTATCGTTGCAGTTTCAAAGGGTACCAAGACACCTTATATGTACACAAACAACGACAGTTTTATCGCGATTGTGACATATATGGGACAGTAGATTTCATATTTGGAGACGCAGCTGCAGTGTTCCAAAATTGCAATATTTACGTAAGAAAGCCAAAGAGTGGTCAGTCAAACACTATCACAGCGCAAGGAAAAACATATCCTTATGAAAATACTGGAATTATAATACATAATTCTCATATAACAGCAGCATCAGACCTAAGACCTGTGCAAGATTTGTTTAAGAGTTATCTTGGTAGGCCGTGGAAGAATTACTCAACAACAGTGTTTATGAAGAGTAATATTGATGGCCTAATTGATGCAACTGGTTGGTTACCCTGGAGTGGAGATTTCCTACAAACTTTGTACTATGGTGAGTACAATAATACTGGAGCTGGTGCAGGAACTGGTGGTAGGGTAAATTGGCCAGGGTACCACGTGATAACGAACGTTACTGAAGCTGAAAAATTCTCTGTAGGGAACTTCTTGGCCGGAGACTCATGGCTTCCGGCCACTGGAGTTCCCTACACATCTAGcatctga